Proteins encoded within one genomic window of Theobroma cacao cultivar B97-61/B2 chromosome 7, Criollo_cocoa_genome_V2, whole genome shotgun sequence:
- the LOC18593746 gene encoding probable disease resistance protein At4g27220, whose amino-acid sequence MELIGPIFEAIKCFGGPICTYIDHHPKLEEHMNDLRRKVNDLNDQKEDLVLKKEAELRHGKVVKKEVENWFKDVEKVNTEMEKIETKFRVVSYFLRGHFGKFVCRKIEEVKEIHQQGSFPNGVAVDGPPTAGVTLPTPNIKGEIDVIEQIWKYLMGDKVGMIGICGMGGIGKTTIMKHINNQLLKESEKFDKVIWVTVSKNLNIFKLQEDIADSLKQSLPKNKLQQATTIKDVLERKRYVLILDDVWKRFSLLDVGIPEPILGMERKVVLTSRSIEVCQSMDCKVVKVQPLSKTESMNLFLDHVGHSVVQDQNLKDIVNKIVEHCGGLPLSIVTIAESMKGVNDICEWRNALTELEEHVKSVKGSDVEIFERLRFSYDHLKDPKIQNCFLYCSLYPEDFVIEKVELIENWIDEGLLDGLRTRKEMHDRGHSILNKLENNCLLERDETYLDERGVKMHDVLRDLALYIKGHQFMVKANVQLEELPSEQEWTTSVEKVSLMRNSKLIEIPAHISPECPHLSTLILQYCDLKRISESFFEHMLGLKVLNLSGNYEIENLPNSISKLKNLNALILANCHMLKYVPSLAELRALRKLDLFSTSIEEFPHGIEMLQNLRYFRLGSTHLKELPMGILVKISHLQCLLVELHLRGEEVGKLRKLECVSCSFCDMQEFKKYAESTQGKWPTSFDFQVGPDVNIYIGYSPDFNEIEKNVEFTNLEIERCDDVVLPNDLHTLRIEGCNDFKCLSHIPLFRKATDLKKCRIRRCEGIECVVDLSSWSCNALHNVEELWLESLWNLREVVRVGVAAEIESTSHAPTPPAFFSSLKTLKLYSCYEIKKLYPVELLQSLQNLEEIIVGNCYEMEEIIASEENQEREGTTFILPKLKSLVLEELPKLKSICRGGLVIPVDSLQHVTLFDCPEVKRIPLSLPLVENGKPLPPPFLKRIIVSPREWWESVEWDQPDAKDVLSPFVQYW is encoded by the coding sequence ATGGAGCTTATAGGGCCAATTTTTGAAGCAATAAAGTGCTTTGGTGGTCCAATCTGTACATACATAGATCATCACCCGAAACTTGAAGAACATATGAATGATCTTCGAAGAAAAGTGAATGATCTAAATGATCAAAAGGAAGACCTCGTATTAAAAAAGGAAGCGGAGCTTCGTCATGGAAAagtggtgaagaaagaagtggAGAATTGGTTTAAAGATGTAGAAAAGGTAAACACTGAAATGGAAAAGATTGAAACCAAGTTCCGTGTTGTTTCATACTTCTTACGTGGTCATTTTGGAAAATTTGTTTGTCGAAAGATTGAAGAGGTAAAGGAAATTCACCAACAAGGTAGTTTCCCTAACGGTGTGGCAGTTGATGGGCCTCCAACCGCTGGGGTGACATTACCAACACCAAATataaaaggtgaaattgaTGTAATAGAGCAAATTTGGAAGTATTTGATGGGTGATAAGGTTGGAATGATTGGAATATGTGGAATGGGTGGTATAGGGAAAACTACCATCATGAAGCATATCAATAATCAATTGTTAAAGGAAAGTGAGAAGTTTGATAAAGTGATATGGGTCACTgtatcaaaaaatttgaatattttcaaattgcaAGAAGATATCGCAGATTCTCTTAAACAATCTCTTcctaaaaataaattgcaacaagcaacaacaataAAGGATGTTTTGGAGAGAAAAAGATATGTGTtaattttagatgatgtttggaAACGATTTTCTTTATTGGATGTGGGAATCCCTGAACCAATACTAGGCATGGAGAGGAAAGTTGTACTCACTAGTAGATCGATTGAGGTTTGTCAATCTATGGATTGTAAGGTGGTCAAAGTGCAACCACTTTCAAAGACAGAGTCCATGAACTTATTCTTAGATCATGTGGGGCATAGTGTTGTAcaagatcaaaatttaaaagacaTTGTCAACAAAATTGTTGAGCACTGTGGCGGTTTACCACTTAGCATTGTCACAATAGCTGAAAGCATGAAGGGGGTAAATGATATTTGTGAGTGGAGAAATGCATTAACTGAATTAGAAGAGCATGTGAAAAGTGTGAAAGGATCAGATGTTGAAATATTTGAGCGTTTGAGGTTCAGTTATGACCATTTGAAAGatccaaaaattcaaaattgtttCTTATATTGCTCCTTGTATCCTGAAGATTTTGTGATTGAAAAAGTTGAATTAATTGAAAACTGGATAGATGAAGGACTCCTTGATGGCTTGAGGACTAGAAAAGAAATGCATGACAGAGGCCATAGCATTTTAAATAAGCTTGAAAATAATTGCTTGTTAGAGAGGGATGAAACTTATTTGGATGAAAGAGGAGTTAAGATGCATGATGTTTTGAGAGACCTGGCATTGTATATTAAAGGTCATCAGTTCATGGTAAAAGCCAATGTGCAGTTGGAGGAACTACCAAGTGAGCAAGAATGGACAACGAGTGTTGAGAAGGTTTCTTTGATgcgaaattcaaaattaatagaAATCCCTGCTCACATATCACCTGAATGTCCTCATTTGTCAACTTTGATATTGCAATATTGTGACTTAAAAAGGATTTCAGAATCTTTCTTTGAGCACATGCTTGGGCTAAAAGTTCTAAATCTTTCTGGTAATTATGAGATTGAGAATCTACCCAATTCCATCtctaagttgaaaaatctcaATGCATTGATACTTGCTAATTGTCACATGTTAAAATATGTGCCTTCATTAGCAGAGCTCAGAGCACTGAGAAAGTTGGACCTTTTTAGTACAAGCATTGAGGAGTTTCCTCATGGTATAGAAATGTTACAAAACCTTAGATATTTTCGTCTAGGGTCAACGCATCTAAAGGAGCTACCAATGGGAATATTAGTGAAGATTTCTCATCTGCAATGCTTACTGGTGGAGTTACATTTAAGGGGGGAAGAAGTAGGCAAATTGAGGAAGCTTGAGTGTGTTTCATGTTCATTTTGCGACATGCAAGAGTTTAAGAAATATGCAGAGTCTACACAAGGTAAATGGCCTACATCTTTCGATTTTCAAGTGGGACCAGATGTGAATATTTATATTGGGTATTCCCCAGATTTCAACgaaattgagaaaaatgttGAATTCACAAATTTGGAGATAGAAAGGTGTGACGATGTAGTGCTCCCAAATGACCTTCATACTTTACGTATTGAGGGGTGTAATGATTTCAAATGTTTAAGCCATATTCCTTTGTTTCGTAAGGCAACTGACTTGAAGAAATGTAGAATTCGGAGGTGTGAAGGGATAGAGTGTGTGGTTGACTTGTCATCATGGTCTTGCAACGCACTTCACAACGTTGAGGAGCTATGGCTTGAGTCATTGTGGAACTTGCGTGAAGTTGTGAGAGTAGGAGTAGCAGCAGAAATTGAATCTACCTCTCATGCTCCAACACCACCTGccttcttctcttctcttaAAACACTGAAACTGTATTCTTGTTACGAGATTAAGAAGTTGTATCCAGTTGAGCTGTTGCAAAGCCTCCAAAACTTAGAGGAAATTATAGTTGGAAATTGTTATGAAATGGAGGAAATAATAGCATCAGAAGAAAATCAGGAACGAGAAGGAACAACATTTATTCTTcccaaattaaaatcattagtcTTGGAAGAATTACCAAAATTGAAAAGCATATGCCGTGGTGGACTTGTGATTCCTGTAGATTCTCTCCAACATGTCACATTATTCGATTGTCCAGAAGTAAAGAGGATCCCATTGTCTCTTCCCCTTGTTGAAAATGGGAAACCATTGCCTCCTCCTTTTCTAAAACGAATCATAGTAAGCCCGAGAGAATGGTGGGAATCAGTGGAATGGGATCAGCCTGATGCTAAGGATGTCCTTTCTCCCTTTGTTCAGTATTGGTAG
- the LOC108662954 gene encoding cysteine-rich receptor-like protein kinase 15, with product MNPKFSDFGSARTFGGDQTEGNAKRVAGTYGYMAPEYAIDGLFSAKSIVFSSGILLLEILSGKKDRGLYHPTQSANLVEHAWRLWK from the exons ATgaatccaaaattttcagattttggCTCGGCTAGAACTTTTGGAGGAGACCAAACTGAAGGGAATGCTAAAAGAGTGGCTGGAACTTA TGGTTATATGGCACCAGAATATGCTATTGATGGACTATTTTCAGCAAAATCAATTGTCTTTAGCTCTGGTATATTACTGCTGGAGATATTAAGTGGGAAGAAAGATAGAGGCCTTTACCATCCAACTCAGAGCGCCAACCTTGTTGAGCAT GCATGGAGATTATGGAAATAA
- the LOC108662717 gene encoding probable disease resistance protein At1g61300 yields MDWILSSVEVIRSFGGPYINHHRKLEDYMNELRGNVNSLNSRKRDLELKMEAEERCGKKMKKEVANWLKDVEKVGNEVKNIEEEFPSVSFLSRGRLGSFVCQTIENVNKIYQQGSFLDGVAVDGPPATGVTLLTSNLEGEIDVKEQIWKYLMGDEVGMIGVCGMGGIGKTTIMKHINNQLLKDNRFDQVIWVTVSKELNIFKLQEDIANSLKQALPTTELQRAAQLKNILEGKRYVLILDDVWKRFSLLDVGIPKPTLGMRRKVVLTSRLIEVCESMGCEVVKVQPLSKNESMNLFLHHVGPEVVQDQNLKDIVNKIVEKCGGLPLSIVTIAGSMKKVDDICEWKNALIELEERVKSVKGSDIEIFEHLKFSYDRLEDQKIQNCFLYCSLYPEDYIISKVGLIENWIDEGLLDGLQTREAMHHRGYSILNKLENNCLLERAEDFIDGVKMHDALRDMALLYIKGHQFMVKAGMQLKEFPSEQEWTVSVEKVSLMQNSILEIPPHISPRWPHLSTLKLQNCGLQRISESFFKHMPELKVLNLSHNIFLKYLPKSISNLKTLNALILFCCNQLKYVPSLVELTSLRKLDLSGTGIGEVPHGIEMLENLRDLRMRSWALKELPVGILRRICHLQCLMLEDTFVKGEEVGQLRKLEWVSCSFRNVQEFNKYAECTQGKWPTSFFFQKKVEFRNLEIERCDDRVVPHDLQTLTIDKYDDFKCLNNIPLFRKATDWKECRIWQCKGMECVVDLSLSSCDALDNIEELRLFLLKNLREVVRVGVAVEIESTSHSPTPPAIFSSLKKLDISFCSRVKKLFPVEQLQGLPNLENIDVRYCDEMEEIIASEENHKGEGTTFILPKLKSLVLEELPKLKSICSGGLMIPADSLQFLHIVECPEVKRIPLSLPLVENGKPSPPPSLPKMTVSPREWWESVEWDQPDAKEVLSPFVQYW; encoded by the exons TTCGAGGAAATGTGAATAGTCTAAATTCCCGAAAGCGAGACCTCGAACTAAAAATGGAAGCAGAGGAGCGTTGTGggaaaaagatgaagaaagaagtGGCGAACTGGCTCAAAGATGTAGAAAAGGTCGGCAATGAAGTCAAAAACATTGAAGAGGAGTTCCCTTCTGTTTCATTCTTGTCACGTGGCCGTCTAGGAAGTTTTGTTTGCCAAACTATTGAAAACGTAAACAAAATTTACCAACAAGGTAGTTTCCTTGACGGTGTGGCAGTTGATGGGCCTCCAGCCACCGGGGTGACATTACTAACATCAAATCTAGAAGGTGAAATCGATGTAAAAGAACAAATTTGGAAGTATTTGATGGGTGATGAGGTTGGAATGATTGGAGTATGTGGAATGGGTGGTATAGGGAAAACTACCATTATGAAGCATATCAATAATCAGTTGTTGAAGGATAATCGGTTTGATCAAGTGATATGGGTCACTGTATCAAAAGAAttgaatattttcaaattgcaAGAAGATATTGCAAATTCTTTGAAACAAGCTCTTCCAACAACTGAATTGCAACGAGCAGCACAATTAAAGAATATTTTGGAGGGAAAGAGATATGTGTTGATCTTAGATGATGTTTGGAAACGATTTTCTCTATTGGATGTGGGAATCCCTAAACCAACGTTAGGAATGAGGAGGAAAGTTGTACTCACTAGTAGATTGATTGAGGTCTGTGAGTCTATGGGTTGTGAGGTGGTCAAAGTGCAACCGCTTTCAAAGAATGAGTCCATGAACTTATTCTTACATCACGTGGGGCCTGAAGTTGTACaggatcaaaatttaaaagacaTTGTCAATAAAATTGTTGAGAAATGTGGCGGTTTACCACTTAGCATTGTGACGATCGCCGGGAGCATGAAGAAGGTAGATGATATTTGTGAGTGGAAGAATGCACTAATTGAATTAGAGGAGCGTGTGAAAAGTGTGAAAGGATCGgatattgaaatatttgaGCATTTGAAGTTTAGTTATGATCGTTTGGAAGAtcaaaaaatccaaaattgtTTCCTATATTGCTCCTTATATCCTGAAGATTATATAATTAGTAAAGTAggattaattgaaaattggaTAGATGAGGGACTCCTTGACGGCTTACAGACCAGAGAAGCAATGCATCACAGAGGTTATAGCATTTTAAATAAGCTTGAAAATAATTGCCTATTAGAGAGGGCTGAAGATTTTATTGATGGAGTTAAGATGCATGATGCTTTAAGGGACATGGCGTTGTTGTATATTAAAGGTCATCAGTTCATGGTAAAAGCAGGTATGCAATTGAAAGAATTCCCAAGTGAGCAAGAATGGACAGTGAGTGTTGAGAAAGTTTCCTTGatgcaaaattcaatattaGAAATTCCTCCTCACATATCACCTAGATGGCCTCATTTATCAACTTTGAAACTGCAAAATTGTGGCTTACAAAGGATTTCAGAATCTTTTTTTAAGCACATGCCTgagttaaaagttttaaatctttcacataatattttcttaaagtaTCTGCCGAAGTCGATCTCAAACTTGAAAACTCTCAATGCATTGATACTCTTTTGTTGTAACCAGTTAAAATATGTGCCTTCCTTAGTAGAGCTCACATCACTAAGAAAGTTGGACCTTTCGGGTACAGGAATTGGAGAG GTTCCTCATGGCATAGAGATGTTAGAAAACTTGAGAGATCTTCGTATGAGGTCATGGGCTTTAAAAGAGCTACCAGTAGGAATATTACGGAGGATTTGTCATCTCCAATGCTTAATGCTAGAGGATACGTTTGTAAAGGGAGAAGAAGTAGGCCAATTGAGGAAGCTCGAGTGGGTTTCATGTTCATTTCGCAACGTGCAAGAGTTTAATAAATACGCAGAGTGTACGCAAGGTAAATGGCctacatctttcttttttcaa aaaaaggtTGAATTTAGAAATTTGGAGATAGAGAGGTGTGATGATAGGGTG GTCCCACATGACCTTCAAACTTTAACTATTGACAAGTATGATGATTTCAAATGTTTAAACAACATTCCTTTGTTTCGTAAGGCGACTGACTGGAAGGAATGTCGAATTTGGCAGTGTAAAGGGATGGAGTGTGTGGTTGACTTGTCATTATCGTCTTGTGACGCACTTGACAACATTGAGGAGTTACGCctatttttgttgaaaaactTGCGTGAAGTTGTGAGAGTAGGAGTAGCAGTTGAAATTGAATCTACCTCTCATTCTCCAACACCACCTGCCATCTTCTCTTCTCTTAAAAAATTAGATATCAGTTTTTGTTCGAGGGTGAAGAAGTTGTTTCCAGTTGAGCAGTTGCAAGGCCTCCCAAACTTAGAGAATATTGATGTTAGATATTGTGATGAAATGGAGGAAATAATAGCATCAGAAGAAAATCACAAAGGAGAAGGAACAACATTTATTCTTcccaaattaaaatcattagtcTTGGAAGAATTACCAAAATTGAAAAGCATTTGCAGCGGTGGACTTATGATTCCTGCAGATTCTCTCCAATTTCTTCATATAGTTGAATGTCCAGAAGTTAAGAGGATCCCTTTGTCTCTTCCCCTTGTTGAAAATGGGAAACCATCTCCTCCTCCTTCTCTACCAAAAATGACAGTAAGCCCGAGAGAATGGTGGGAATCAGTGGAATGGGATCAGCCTGATGCTAAGGAGGTCCTTTCTCCCTTTGTTCAATATTGGTAG